One Pyrofollis japonicus DNA window includes the following coding sequences:
- a CDS encoding antitoxin family protein, whose product MSKVIRVRYEKGVLKPLDIIDFEEGEELVLEIKERHRPEGVKRFFGIVKVSGERAKKEEDYYEHVSERGSIPGQ is encoded by the coding sequence GTGTCAAAGGTTATTCGAGTAAGATACGAGAAAGGAGTACTAAAGCCACTAGATATTATTGACTTCGAAGAGGGAGAAGAGCTCGTTCTCGAAATAAAGGAGAGACACCGTCCGGAGGGCGTTAAACGCTTCTTCGGCATAGTGAAGGTGAGCGGGGAAAGGGCCAAAAAAGAGGAGGACTATTATGAGCATGTCTCCGAGAGAGGCAGTATTCCTGGACAGTAG